The following nucleotide sequence is from Trifolium pratense cultivar HEN17-A07 linkage group LG2, ARS_RC_1.1, whole genome shotgun sequence.
GACCTTATTAAAACAATTTGTGCCATctccataagttgtttccagcttatttttataagctctccataagctgttttcaacttTGTTTGTTTATATGAGTGCAGTAGATCACCTTGTAAATACAGTAAGTTTGGGACACACATTCTACTTTGAAGAAGTTACAGACACCTCAGTTTTCCCAGTTCTCTTGGTAAGAATTCGAATTTGTAACTTCACCAattcaatgaaaattaaaagatatagATTGTTAAGGTTGAGAAGCTAACTGTGGTCTTTCAGGATATTAATTTTTGGGGAAATGTTTATCCAACGTTAGTGGCTCTTCCTTACCTTCACCAAAGCAATGGTCGCGTTATTATCAACGCGTCTGTTGAAAGTTGGTTACCTTTGCCAAGGATGAGTTTGTTTGGTGTAAGTATATATTGGTTTATGGATGTTTCTTTTAGTTTCTTCAAACtaattaagttgtttttgttaatttaaCTTTGAGGTTCTATTGGTTTATGATTCTCTGTATATTTTCTGTGCATGTAATGTAAATAGGCTGCAAAGGCAGCACTAATAAACTTCTATGAGACGCTGCGATTTGAATTGAGAGATGAGGTGGGAGTAACCATAGCAACACATGGTTGGATTGGAAGCGAAATGACGAGAGGCAAGTTCATGCTAGAGGAAGGTGCTGATATGCAATGGAAGGAAGAAAGAGAAGTAAGTCCTTTGCTACATGTTGCTTTTGCACTTGCATATAAAAGTTATAGTCAAGTGGAGGAGtggacatgattttttttttttattagtagaAATTGAACTCGGTACCTTGAAATTTACAACACTCACACACACCGCGCACCAACCACTTGCGCTACACCCCGATGGTTCAAAGTGAGTACATACTAATTTGATTTGTGATGATTGATTAATGAATTTAGATGCATGTGAGTGGTGAAGCAGTAGAGGAGTTTGCAAGATTAATTGTAAGTGGGGCATGTAAAGGAGATGCATATGTGAAGTTTCCAAGTTGGTATGATGTATTCTTGCTATATAGGGTTTTTGCTCCAAATGTTCTCAATTGGGCATTTAGGCTTCTTATTTCCCCACAAGGGACAAGAAGAATTTCTTCTTATATAGGGACAGGAAGATCCCTAGATAATGTCACTGGAGGTATTGGTTCTCCTAGTCACACAGGCATGGTTCCCCTTACATTCTCTGGCCCATTGAGTCATCAAATGCAACAAAAGAtggattgaattgaatgaaGACATCTTCATTTGTGTTAGATGCTTATGCTTATGTTTTACTTGTGTATTAAGTAATGTTTCATTCTTGCTAGAATCATGTTTTGTGGACCTATAATGTCATGTAATCAGTTTTCAGAGTTGTGTTAAAATTGAGAGTAAACTTGTGCTGATTACCGAAAATCTCTTTTTGTATGAACCAAATCCTCTGCCTGAGAATGGATGAATAGTTTTTCTAATTGCTTGTGCCATTTTCTTAACTTATTTATACTAGTTAGTGTTTTTGTCAAAATGTAAAGtttctcattgttttttttttatcgaacCAACACggaacaagttttttttttttttttaacggcaccAACACCGAACAAGTCACCGTCTATTGAGACCGAATAGGATCGTGGTTTCTTTTTCTTACAACaaataaaatgattaaaatcTAAAGATTTAATGAGATCTATGGTGACCACCTACAATATTTGATCACTTTATAATTTTGAAGTTAAAAGTTAACGAAAAAGACCGATTTAACTAACAAAATTAAGGGATATAAACGGAACATTTATTAATTAAGAGACGAAAATAAAACCAATAATTTAATTAAGGACCAAAATAGAACTTTATAAACACAACCGAACTGGAAACATCACAGCCATTGAAGCTAACAACATTGTTGCTAGTTGAGCCATAATTTAAAGATGAACTAAGAAAATTACTAAGCCACAATATATAAGAGTGTTCCAAACCACATTAGAGTGTTCTGAATATTGATGGAAAGCAAGAGTTTGAATTTGGCAAATCTATTGCAATCTTGCATAACCAACAAATCTCTATTATCCGCCAAAATCATCCATGCTAGATTATTCCGTTTCACCCTTTTCTCAGACACTTTCCTCTCAAACCACCTCATTGAACTCTACTCTAAGTGCAATGAAATCACTTCTGCACACAACGTGTTCGACAAAATTCCCCACAAAAACATTTTTTCCTATAACGCCATTTTGTCGGCTTATTGCAAATCAAACAACTTGCAAAATGCCTGTCGTTTATTCCTTCAAATGCCTGAAAGAAACACGGTTTCGTTGAACACCATAATCACCACCATGGTTCGAAATGGATATGAACGACAGGCATTGGAAACTTATGATTCAATGATGATACATGATTCAGTTAAACCTTCCCATATAACATTTGCTACTGTTTTTAGTGCTTGTGGTGCTTTATTAGATGCACATTGTGGTAGGAGAAATCATGGGTTGGTGATCAAGGTTGGTCTTGATGGTAATATTTATGTGGGTAATGCACTTTTGTGTATGTATTCTAAGTGTGGCTTAAATGGCGATGCTTTTCGTGTTTTTGAGGATGTTCATGAACCTAACGAGGTTACTTTTACTACAATGATGGGTGGGCTATCGCAAACAAACCAAGTTAAAGAAGCTTTGGAATTGTTTAGACTCATGTTGAGAAAAGGGATTCGTGTTGATTCTGTTTCGTTGTCCACCATATTGGGTATATGTGCAAAAGGAGCATCTTTCAGTGTCTGTGATGATAGTCGTGGTTTATTGACTAATGGACAGGGAAAACAGATTCATAATCTCGCAATTAAACTTGGTCTTGAGAGAGACCTTCATTTGAGCAATTCTTTGCTTGATATGTATGCTAAAACTGGGGACATGGATTGTGCTGAAAAGGTTTTTGTTAATATGGATAAGCACAGTATTGTTTCTTGGAATATAATGATATCTGGGTATGGGAACAAATGCAACAGTGAGAAAGCTGTTGAGTATTTTCAGAGGATGCAATGTTGCGGATATGAACCAGATGATGTTACTTATATTAATATCCTCACAGCTTGTGTTAAATCTGGGGATGTTAAAGTCGGGCGTCGAATATTTGACTGCATGCCGCGCCCGAGTTTGATTTCATGGAATGCCATACTTTCGGGGTATAGCCAGAGTGAAGATCATGGAGAGGCAGTTGAACTGTTTAGAAAGATGCAGTTTCAATGGCAGCATCCTGATAGGACTACTTTGGCCATTATTCTCAGTTCATGTGCTGAGTTGGGACTTCTTGAGGCTGGAAAACAAGTTCATGCAGTTTCGCAAAAGCTTGGATTTTATGATGATGTGTATGTTGCCAGTAGCCTTATTAATGTGTACTCGAAATGTGGGAAAATGGAATTGTCTGAGCATGTATTCAGTAAACTGTCTGAACTAGATGTTGTTTGTTGGAACTCAATGATAGCTGGGTTCTCAATCAATTCTCTTGAACAAGATGCTTTGGCTTTTTTTAAACGGATGAGACAATTTGGCTTCTCTCCTTCCAAGTTTTCTTTTACCACCATAGCAAGCTCTTGTGCGAAACTTTCCTCTTTGTTTCAAGGACAACAAATCCATGCTCAGATCGTAAAAGATGGTTATGTAGATAATGTATTTGTGGGTAGTTCTCTCGTAGAAATGTACTGTAAATGTGGGGATGTAGGTGCAGCCAGATCTTACTTCGATATCATGCCTGGTAAAAATATTGTTACTTGGAATGAAATGATACACGGTTATGCGCAAAATGGTTATGGTCATGAGGCTGTGTGTCTTTATAAGGATATGATTTCATCTGGCGAAAAACCTGATGATATTACTTTTATTGCTGTTTTAACTGCTTGTAGCCACTCGGCATTGGTCGAAGAAGGGGTCGATATATTTAATGCAATGCTACAAAAATTCGAAGTGGTGCCAAAGTTGGATCATTATACATGCATCATAGATTGTCTAGGCCGAGCAGGAAGATTTCATGAAGTAGAAGTCATTCTAGATACCATGCCGTATAAAGATGACACAATTGTATGGGAGGTTGTGTTAAGCTCATGCCGTGTTCATGCTAACTTGAGCTTGGGAAAAAGAGCAGCTGAGGAACTCTATCGACTGGACCCACAAAATTCTGCACCTTACGTGCTTCTTGCCAACATGTATTCTTCTATGGGAAGATGGGATGATGCACAAGTTGTTAGAGTTCTGATGAGTGATAACCAGGTAAATAAGGATCCTGGTTATAGCCGGAGTGAATTCAAGTATGATGTACAAAGCATTGTGTAAAACAAACAATGGCTTTTATTGCTTGGAGATAAACTCAATTCTATAAGATCTCATTAATTTCTCCAAATGGTGCTCTCAAACCACTCCACAGGTAGATTTTTATACTGTTCTTAATTGCTATATCTCCTTGAAGATGTTTGATAATTCTCCCGACGACACTTTGGCAACTATAGGTGGAAGTCCAACTTATTGGATTGCTTACTAAACTGGAGTTCCATGTCATCTATATCACGGTAGTTGCAGCGTCAATTGTTTGAGCTGAACAGGGGCAGTTTCATGAATTAGAAGTCATTCTAGATTGTGTTGCGATCATGCTGTATTCATGCTAACTTGAGCTTAgcaaaaagagaaaatgagCAACTCTATCAACTGGAGTCACATAATTTTGCACCTTATGTGCTTCTTGGCTACATGTATTCTTGATCATATAATTATGagataataaatatttttcaatctCATTGTTCCGAAGACAATAATTATGAACACAGAGCAGGAACGAGAAGAGACTAATTTATGGAGGACTAGCATTGGTTCAGATATGTGGAGAATGCTACTTAGGCAataatgaatttgtttttttgaagaagctaaatcagcccaccaaaattggcaccagaggACTAGTATAGGCTCAGATATGTGGAGAATGCTACTTAGGCAATAATGAGTTTGTTACGAAAAGATTTAAAATTTCTatcgtttttattttctttattcaaactttataatttatttatgtaataaataaaaaagttagaatttttcaacaaaaataaaagctagaatttatttatcatattttttattcacttttgatgtatttgatcaaattttagacaaaacacatcaatattttttttaccgatAATTTCTTTGGTTAAGATTTTGACCAATATTttctaaaaacattttttttttcttttttgaccaatataaacaattttttatttgatatggATAAGTTTGatcaaaatgataattaataaaAAGGAAGGTGGTAGGTTTATTTTTGCCTATATATATCAAGGTTCTAAGACAAAGAAAAAACattgtgaaaagaaaaaacaatttgaagTTAGAGATATGGAGGGAAGTATGCAATGTAATGCTAACTATGTTCCTCTCACTCCAATCAGCTTCTTGGAGCGTTCTGCCATTGTTTATGGTGACAAGCTCTCTTTGGTTTTTGGCAATGACAAATACACATGGTCTCAAACACATCAACGATGCATCAAACTTGCTTCTTCCATTTCTCAACTTGGTGTTTCTCATCATGATGTGGTACGTTTTTATTTCTATCTATTTTTCATTGTCAACACTcaataatatttaatgtttaatttgtataatgtttttcatatttttattccGCTTTAATTCCTTGATATTCAAGGTTTGCTTGATGAGTACAAACCAATATCAATTGAGTTATATTATATTACTTGCAGCCAAGAACTTCCatataaatgaaaatgaaaatgtatcTAATTCATCTGTCACATAATAAAGTTATTGATTAATTTGATTCAATTCATCTTTTTAATGATAAAGAGTGATCCAATCCATCCACTTGACACAAaaagtttgataaaataaaatgttaagaaGTTTGCTGATCCAATCCATCTTTTTAGGTAAAAGTACCAATGAATCACTTTTTCTGATGAAATATAATggatcacttttttttaattaaaaaatgaaattttgtttttttgactaataattaacttttatataatttttttctatttatttccaaaattaattatttttattaaataaaaatacaatatcatGTTTGACCAAACGGAAAAATATGATACCTCAAACCAACCACCAGCCATGAACGCCGCTAGGCACCACCCTGGCGACCAAGTGTAGTTGTCGCGTCTTCCGCAGGCCACCACTTCTTACAACATTTCAatagttttattttcaaaataataaatagctttttaaataataacaattattattttgatccATCCATTACAATTTCAATATATCTATTTTGCCACACCCTACCCATGTAAGTAGCCTAGTGATCCCTCGGttggatttaaaaaattattaattaaagtgacacTGATAACCATTTTACTTATTATACGATATTGATGTCGAATATAACATCTCATGTCAACTTATTTATGCAGGTTGCTGTGTTGGCCCATAATACTCCAGCAACATATGAGCTACATTTTGGTGTTCCAATGTCAGGGGCTATTCTCTGCACTCTCAATACTCACACAGACTCATCAATGgtttcattattattaaagcATTGTGATGCCAAAATTCTTTTTGTTGATCATCAACTACTTGATATTGCAAAGGGAGCCCTTGATATCCTGTCAAAATCATCCACTAAGCTTGCCACTTTGGTCTTAATTTTAGAGTCTGATGCTCAAAACAGCAACACTTATGTTTCTCCTGAAACATTGATCTATGAGAATCTTATAGCTGAaggaaaacttgattttgagGTGAAGAAACCAAAAGATGAATTTGATACAATTTCAATTAGTTACACTTCTGGAACCACAGCAACTCCAAAAGGTGTAATCTATAGTCATAGAGGTGCTTATCTTAATGCTTTGTCTACAGTTATTATCAATGAGATGATATCTTCATCTGTGTATTTATGGTGTGTTCCAATGTTTCATTGCAATGGTTGGTGTGTCCCATGGAGTATGGCTGCTCAAGGTGGCACAAATATATGCCTAAGAAGTTTAACTGCTAAAAGTATATTTGAAGATGTTTTTAAGCACAAAGTAACTCATATGGGAGGTGCACCAACAATTCTAAACATGATAATAAATGCACCACTTGAATTTAGAAAGCCGATTCCGTGGAAGGTTCAAGTTATGACAGGCGGTGCTCCACCACCGCCTGGCGTGTTTGCTAAGATGGAGGAATTAGGATTTTATGTAACTCATGCATATGGTATGACTGAAACTTATGGTCCTGCATCAATTTGCACATGGAAACCAGAATGGAGTTGTTTGCCTCAAGACGTGCAGGCGAAATTGAAGGCGCGTCAAGGAGTACTTCATGTTGGAATGGAGGGACTTGATATAAAAGATCCTGTCACAATGAAAAGTGTACCGGCTGATGCGAAAACCATCGGTGAGATTATGTTTAGGGGAAACAATGTGATGAAAGGATATCTAAATGATTTGAAAGGAACAAAAAATGCTTTTAAAGATGGATGGTATAAGACAGGTGACTTGGGAGTCAAGCATCCTGATGGTTACATAGAAGTTAAGGATCGGTCAAAGGATATAATCATCTTCGGCGAAGACATCTACATTAGCACAATTGAGTTGGAAAGTGTGATTTATAATCACCCTGCTGTTTTTGAGGTTGCTGTTGTGGGGAGACCTGATGAATATTGGGGAGAGACACCTTGTGCATTTGTGAAGCTTAAGGAAGGGTACAATGCTACAGAAGAAGAGATAATGCAACTGTGTCAAAAGAGTTTGCCTCATGTTATGGCTCCACAAACTGTTGTGTTTGGTGATTTACCAAAGACACCAACTGGTAAGACACAAAAATATGTGTTAAGGGAGAAGACAAAGGCTATGGGAAGCTTATCAAAAATCAAATGCATTTCTAAAGAAACATTCTTCAATGTTAAGTGATTTCATGTCGGTACTTTTCAGATGTATCTGAGACTTGATTTAACTAGCAAATGCTTAGTTAATTTAGTTATTCTAGCTTGGGTTCTGGTCTAGTTCCCTCAAACAAtgttgaatttttctttttatttaataatattttcaataatttgTACTTCAcattatttgttgttgttattagaATTAAACTTTTCTCTTATAAATCTCCAACCAACAACATAATTAATAGTAGCGGACTAATGATTTGGTGTTGCAGTAGGGTTTCAAAGGGTGTTCGAGAGGAGTAGCTGGACAGGGCACCACAATTTTATGGGACCAATTTTTTTCCACTTGGTGTTTGTTTATGTGTGTGCGCGCGTACGACGTGTGTGCGTGTGTACAATCGTGTGTGCGTgcgttaaaataaataaattaaataaatattaaattaaattttaaaataaacttagactcttatgatcttgatagtaaaatttatttgaagaattaaaagttACTAGAGAGATTTTAACAATTGAAAGTATAATCTTTAACTTTTCTttcacattatatatttttatatgacttataaaataaatgggGTACCAAAATTATAACTTGTACGGAGCATCCAAAATCTCATGGACGACTCTGATCCAAGGCATCACACTTCCCAGCTTTTGATATCAGTgggacataaaaataaaacttgaaacaaacggAATAGAGGGAGAGAATTTGTTAAACACTATGTTTTTATTCACAAAATTGATATGTTACAACAGTGATGATACTTAATAATTAAGCAAACAAATTCTTATGGATTAAGCTAATCAAAAACAAACGGTGGAGAGGGGTTTGGGTAATATATTATAGGTCtgggttcgattctcagctcattAGCCAAGATATTTTTCCAATGTTTGGAAACAAATGAGGCAGAGAAGAACAATATTCAATGACTAGATGTCTAAGATTTTGTAAGCAAGCCAAGCGATTAATTGAAAAAATGTTCGCAACGATTCAACTTTTTTTGAAGACACCCTCATTGATTGATAACAAGTCGTCAGAGTGAACACTTATGTGTGGTGTGTGCTTTTTGACAAACTAGTCATGTTTGCATCCTCCAAATACAAACATTCTTGCCCCGTTAATGATTGAGCAAGATCATGCATTTTGAATGAAATGTCACCAGAATCTTCATACATCTTAATGTCTTGAAAGAATGATTTTTGGCACAGTTGATTCCAAATCATGTTGCCAACAACTTCAACCTCCAAATTTTTACGAGATGAAATAAATCCATGAGCCATCCAAAGATGAATCAATTCTTCCTTCGAGATTTTACACGGCA
It contains:
- the LOC123908070 gene encoding 11-beta-hydroxysteroid dehydrogenase B, which produces MDFLNFLLNLFVPPASLIMLAFSWPSLCFLNACEWLYNHIYGEDMDSKVVIITGASSAIGEQIAYEYAIRRANLMLVARREHRLKGIAENARRLGARHVIIMAADVVKEDDCRRFVNETIHVFGRVDHLVNTVSLGHTFYFEEVTDTSVFPVLLDINFWGNVYPTLVALPYLHQSNGRVIINASVESWLPLPRMSLFGAAKAALINFYETLRFELRDEVGVTIATHGWIGSEMTRGKFMLEEGADMQWKEEREMHVSGEAVEEFARLIVSGACKGDAYVKFPSWYDVFLLYRVFAPNVLNWAFRLLISPQGTRRISSYIGTGRSLDNVTGGIGSPSHTGMVPLTFSGPLSHQMQQKMD
- the LOC123908071 gene encoding pentatricopeptide repeat-containing protein At4g20770, with the translated sequence MESKSLNLANLLQSCITNKSLLSAKIIHARLFRFTLFSDTFLSNHLIELYSKCNEITSAHNVFDKIPHKNIFSYNAILSAYCKSNNLQNACRLFLQMPERNTVSLNTIITTMVRNGYERQALETYDSMMIHDSVKPSHITFATVFSACGALLDAHCGRRNHGLVIKVGLDGNIYVGNALLCMYSKCGLNGDAFRVFEDVHEPNEVTFTTMMGGLSQTNQVKEALELFRLMLRKGIRVDSVSLSTILGICAKGASFSVCDDSRGLLTNGQGKQIHNLAIKLGLERDLHLSNSLLDMYAKTGDMDCAEKVFVNMDKHSIVSWNIMISGYGNKCNSEKAVEYFQRMQCCGYEPDDVTYINILTACVKSGDVKVGRRIFDCMPRPSLISWNAILSGYSQSEDHGEAVELFRKMQFQWQHPDRTTLAIILSSCAELGLLEAGKQVHAVSQKLGFYDDVYVASSLINVYSKCGKMELSEHVFSKLSELDVVCWNSMIAGFSINSLEQDALAFFKRMRQFGFSPSKFSFTTIASSCAKLSSLFQGQQIHAQIVKDGYVDNVFVGSSLVEMYCKCGDVGAARSYFDIMPGKNIVTWNEMIHGYAQNGYGHEAVCLYKDMISSGEKPDDITFIAVLTACSHSALVEEGVDIFNAMLQKFEVVPKLDHYTCIIDCLGRAGRFHEVEVILDTMPYKDDTIVWEVVLSSCRVHANLSLGKRAAEELYRLDPQNSAPYVLLANMYSSMGRWDDAQVVRVLMSDNQVNKDPGYSRSEFKYDVQSIV
- the LOC123904724 gene encoding butanoate--CoA ligase AAE1-like; its protein translation is MEGSMQCNANYVPLTPISFLERSAIVYGDKLSLVFGNDKYTWSQTHQRCIKLASSISQLGVSHHDVVAVLAHNTPATYELHFGVPMSGAILCTLNTHTDSSMVSLLLKHCDAKILFVDHQLLDIAKGALDILSKSSTKLATLVLILESDAQNSNTYVSPETLIYENLIAEGKLDFEVKKPKDEFDTISISYTSGTTATPKGVIYSHRGAYLNALSTVIINEMISSSVYLWCVPMFHCNGWCVPWSMAAQGGTNICLRSLTAKSIFEDVFKHKVTHMGGAPTILNMIINAPLEFRKPIPWKVQVMTGGAPPPPGVFAKMEELGFYVTHAYGMTETYGPASICTWKPEWSCLPQDVQAKLKARQGVLHVGMEGLDIKDPVTMKSVPADAKTIGEIMFRGNNVMKGYLNDLKGTKNAFKDGWYKTGDLGVKHPDGYIEVKDRSKDIIIFGEDIYISTIELESVIYNHPAVFEVAVVGRPDEYWGETPCAFVKLKEGYNATEEEIMQLCQKSLPHVMAPQTVVFGDLPKTPTGKTQKYVLREKTKAMGSLSKIKCISKETFFNVK